In one Desulfoferula mesophila genomic region, the following are encoded:
- a CDS encoding TVP38/TMEM64 family protein, with product MNSRMIKRLAVVALVIAAILAFWLLDLGQYFSLSYVKESQARFQAYYAQHPALMLGGYFLLYILVTAFSLPGAAVMTLLGGALFGFWWTLLVVSFASSIGATLACFFARFVLGNWVQHRFGDKLEPINRGVDREGPFYLFTLRLVPLFPFFVINLVMGLTKMPLRTFYWVSQLGMLPGTAVFTNAGKQLGQIDSLGGILSPGLIASFVILGLFPLVVKKALAWYRRRTGRQAIIEP from the coding sequence ATGAACTCGCGCATGATCAAACGCCTGGCCGTGGTGGCCCTGGTGATAGCGGCCATCCTGGCTTTTTGGCTGTTGGACTTGGGACAATATTTTTCCCTGAGCTACGTCAAGGAATCCCAGGCACGTTTCCAGGCCTATTACGCCCAGCATCCGGCGCTCATGCTGGGCGGCTACTTCTTGCTCTACATCCTGGTGACCGCCTTTTCCCTGCCCGGCGCGGCGGTGATGACCCTGTTGGGCGGGGCCTTGTTCGGCTTTTGGTGGACCCTGTTGGTGGTCTCCTTTGCCAGCAGCATCGGCGCCACCCTGGCCTGCTTTTTCGCCCGCTTCGTGCTGGGCAATTGGGTGCAGCACCGGTTCGGCGACAAGCTGGAGCCCATCAACCGGGGCGTGGACAGGGAAGGGCCCTTCTATTTGTTCACCCTGCGCCTGGTGCCCCTGTTTCCCTTCTTTGTCATCAACCTGGTGATGGGCCTGACCAAGATGCCGCTCAGGACCTTCTATTGGGTAAGTCAGTTGGGCATGCTGCCGGGCACCGCGGTGTTCACCAACGCGGGCAAACAGCTGGGGCAGATCGATTCCCTGGGAGGCATCCTGTCCCCCGGTCTGATCGCCAGCTTCGTGATCCTGGGCCTGTTTCCCCTGGTGGTCAAAAAGGCCCTGGCCTGGTATCGCCGCCGCACCGGCCGCCAGGCCATCATCGAACCATAG